The genomic region CGCCGGTGTCGACCCGTCCCAGGTGGCCGTGGTGTCCGGGCCCAACCTGGCCAAGGAGATCGCTGTCGGGCAGCCGACCGCGACCGTCATCGCGTGCGCGGACCACGACCGTGCGGTCGACCTGCAGCACGCGTGCTCGAACTCGTACTTCCGCCCGTACACCAACACCGACGTGATCGGCTGCGAGCTCGGCGGGGCGTGCAAGAACGTCATCGCGCTGGCGTGCGGCATGGCGGCGGGCCTGGGCTACGGCGACAACACGATGGCGTCGATCATCACCCGCGGGCTGGCCGAGACCGCGCGGCTCGGTGCGGCGCTGGGCGCGGACCCGTTGACGTTCGCCGGTCTGGCCGGGCTGGGCGACCTGGTGGCGACCTGTGCGTCGCCGTTGTCGCGCAACCGGACCTTCGGCGAGCGGCTGGGCAAGGGCGAGACGCTGGAGCAGGCCCAGGAGGCGGCGCACGGGCAGGTCGCCGAGGGCGTGAAGTCGTGCTCGTCGATCCGTGAGCTCGCGCGGGCGCACGACGTGGACATGCCGATCACCGAAGGCGTGCACATGGTGTGTCATGACGGGCTCAGCGCGCGCGACCTCGGTGCCGCGCTGCTGGGTCGCGACCGGAAGCACGAGCGCCAGTGAGCGAGCTGGGTGACGGCACGCGGGTCGTGCACGCGGTCTCGGGTGCGCCGGGCGAACCGTTCGGCGCGCAGCCGGTGTTCGCGTCGGCGTACCACCTCGGCGGTGAGGACTACTACGGCCGCGCGGGCAACCCGACGTGGCGTGCGCTGGAGACCGCGCTGGGGTCGCTGGAAGGCGGGGAGTGCGTCGTCTTCCCGTCCGGGATGGCGGCGATCTCGACGTTGCTGCGGTCCGTGCTGTCCACTGGGGACACTCTGGTGCTCCCGTCGGACGGGTACTTCCTGACCCGCAAGTTCGTGTCCGAAATGGACGTGAACGTGGTCGAGGTGCCGACCGCGGGCCCGTACCCGTCGTTCGAGGGCGTGCGGCTGGTGTTGCTGGAGACGCCGTCGAACCCCGGTCTGGACGTGTGCGACATCGCGGAGCTGGCGGCCGCGGCGCACGAGGCCGGCGCGTTGCTGGCGGTGGACAACACGACGGCGACGCCGCTGGGACAGCGGCCGATCGAGCTCGGTGCGGACGTCGTGGTGGCGTCGGACACCAAGGCGGTGGCCGGGCACAGCGACGTCCTGTTCGGACACGTGACGCTGGCTTCCGCCGAGCTGGCCGAGCGGGTGCGGTCCGCGCGGACGGTGAACGGTGCGATCCCCGGGCCGTTCGAGACGTGGCTCGCGCTGCGCGGGCTGGGCACGCTGGACCTGCGGCTGGCGCGGCAGGCGGAGAACGCGGCGGCGCTGTACTCGGCGCTGTCCGGCCGGGTCGCGGGACTGCGGTGGCCCGGTGCGCCGGAGGACCCCGCGCACCTGGTGGCGGCGCAGCAGATGCGGCGGTTCAACGGGGTGCTGACGTTCGAGCTGGAGTCGGCGGAGGCGGTCGAGGCGTTCCTCGCGCGCTCGCGGCTGGTGTCGGCGGCGACGTCGTTCGGCGGCCTGCACTCGACGGCGGACCGGCGCGCGCAGTGGGGCGACCCGGTGCCGGAGGGGCTGGTGCGGTTCTCGGCGGGTTGTGAGGACACGCGGGACCTCGTCGCCGACGTGTCCCACTCCTTGGGACTGGATTGACGGAGGGTCCCGACTCCGGGACCCTCTCCGGCATGTCCTTGCGCGCACTGTGTTGTACCTGGCGATAGTCCCGCGTCCTCTTTTCGCGCATTCGCCATGGTTAGGACAGTTCTTCGCGATGTTCGCCGTTCCGGAAAATACCGTCGTTCTGCCTGAGAACTCCGCCCTGCTGCACCCCGTTCGGGTGGCTTTGTCGGTCGCCGCGGACCGCTCGCGGTGGGCCCACCTGTTGCGCTACGACCCGGAAGAGCGCTTCTCGACGTTGGTGGAGAAGACCGCCGACCAGGAGATCTGGCTGATGAGCTGGCTCCCCGGTCAGACGGCCTCCCTGCACGACCACGCCGTCACGACCGGTGCGTTCACCGTGGTCAGCGGTCTGCTCACCGAGGTCGTGACGACGAAGATCCAGGTCGTGCACTCGCTGCACGCCGGCCAGTCGCGCGTGTGGGGCCCCGGCTACGTGCACCACGTGCGCAACGACGGCGCCGACCCGGCCGTGTCGATCCACGTGTACCGCCACGGTTCGCGGGCCATGACGCCGTACCGCTACGACCCGGTCAACGGCCCCGTGCGCTGACGTGCGGCGGGACGGGCTTGTCCGTCTCGTGCGGCACCGGCGCGCCCCACGTCGTGACGAGCGGCATGTGCCCGGCCCACACCAGGTTGGCCTCCAGGTCCTCCGGCTCCTCGCCCGGCCCGCCGTCGCGCACCTTCACGCTGGCCTCGGTCAGGTCGATCTCCAGCGCGACGGTGGCGGCGAGCTCCTTGCGCGTCGGCTGCCGCGCGTAGTCCCAGCTGCCGGGCGTGACGTGCTCGACGATGACCTTGAGGGCGTGCTCGGGGTCGTCCGCCACTCGCGCGGTGCCGTGGACGATCGCCGAGCGGTAGTTCATGGAGTGGTGGAACACCGAGCGCGAGTACACGACGCCGTCGACGAGCGTGACCGACACGCACACCGGCTTGCCCTCGATCATGCTCCTGATGGACCGCGAGCCCGTCGAGCCGTGCAGGAAGATCCGGTCGCCGTCCCGCCCGTACGCGGTGGGGATGAGGAACGGGGCTCCGTCGACCTCGACGGCGAGGTGGCAGACCAGGCCCGCGTCGAGGATGTCGTAGAGCACCTGGCGGTCTTCGACGGCTCTGTTCTTGCCGCGGACGACGGTGCTGCGCGGGGTCGGGGAGAGCTGCAGGTCAGAGGTCATGACTCACACTCTGCCCGGCGAAGTGGCATCATTGAAGCGCCATTTTCGACTGATCTGAGAAGGCCACTTTGGCTGAGACCGCACTGCCCGTCGCGCTGGACCGCTCCTCCGCCGAGCCGCTCGCCGTGCAGCTGGCCGACGCGCTGCGCTCCGCCGCCTCCGAAGGGCGGCTGCGCGCGGGCGACCGGCTGCCCTCCACGCGCGCTCGCCGATCGCCTCGGAGTGTCCCGCACCGTGACCGCGGCCGCATACGACCAGCTGCACGCCGAAGGGTGGATCGCGGGCCGTCACGGATCCGGCACGTACGTCACGACGACGCCGCCCGGCCCGATGCGCAAACGTTCGCGCAAGGCCGTCGTCCCCGCCATCACCGACTTCGTCGACCTCGGCACCGGCGCACCCTGGGCCGGTGGCCTCGACCGCGCGGCCTGGCGCGTGCCTGGCGCGCCGCCGCCGACACACCACGCTGTCCCGCCCGGAACGCGCCGGCCTGCCGAGTACGCGAGGCCATCGCCGAACACCTGCTGCGCCACCGCGGCCTGGCCGTGAACGCCGACCCGGTGCTCGCCACCGGCGGCACCACGGCGGTGCTGACCGAGATCGCGGTCGCGGTCCTGCGGCGCGGCGACGCCGTGGCCGTGGAGGAACCCGGCTACCAGCGCGGTCGGCGTGTTCCGCGCGGCGGGCTTGAAGGTCGTCCAAGCCGCCGTCGACGCCGAGGGCCTGCTCCCCGACGCCGTCCCCGCGGGCGTCCGCGCCGTCTACTGCTCGCCCGCGCACCAGTACCCGCTGGGCGGCCGCATGTCGGCGGGCCGCCGGGTGGCGTTGGTCGAGCGCGCGCGCCGCGACGGATGGCTGGTCATCGAGGACGACTACGACGGCGAGCTCCGCTACGACGTGGCCCCGCTGCCCTCACTCGC from Lentzea guizhouensis harbors:
- a CDS encoding cupin domain-containing protein, with the translated sequence MFAVPENTVVLPENSALLHPVRVALSVAADRSRWAHLLRYDPEERFSTLVEKTADQEIWLMSWLPGQTASLHDHAVTTGAFTVVSGLLTEVVTTKIQVVHSLHAGQSRVWGPGYVHHVRNDGADPAVSIHVYRHGSRAMTPYRYDPVNGPVR
- a CDS encoding cystathionine gamma-lyase, translated to MSELGDGTRVVHAVSGAPGEPFGAQPVFASAYHLGGEDYYGRAGNPTWRALETALGSLEGGECVVFPSGMAAISTLLRSVLSTGDTLVLPSDGYFLTRKFVSEMDVNVVEVPTAGPYPSFEGVRLVLLETPSNPGLDVCDIAELAAAAHEAGALLAVDNTTATPLGQRPIELGADVVVASDTKAVAGHSDVLFGHVTLASAELAERVRSARTVNGAIPGPFETWLALRGLGTLDLRLARQAENAAALYSALSGRVAGLRWPGAPEDPAHLVAAQQMRRFNGVLTFELESAEAVEAFLARSRLVSAATSFGGLHSTADRRAQWGDPVPEGLVRFSAGCEDTRDLVADVSHSLGLD
- a CDS encoding NAD(P)H-dependent glycerol-3-phosphate dehydrogenase; amino-acid sequence: MAIERVAVLGAGSWGTTFAKVVADSGPEVVLWARRQQVADEITETRVNSGYLPGIELPANLAATADPAKALAGADAVVLATPSQTLRVNLSAWKELLPADATLVSLSKGVELGTLKRMSEVISEVAGVDPSQVAVVSGPNLAKEIAVGQPTATVIACADHDRAVDLQHACSNSYFRPYTNTDVIGCELGGACKNVIALACGMAAGLGYGDNTMASIITRGLAETARLGAALGADPLTFAGLAGLGDLVATCASPLSRNRTFGERLGKGETLEQAQEAAHGQVAEGVKSCSSIRELARAHDVDMPITEGVHMVCHDGLSARDLGAALLGRDRKHERQ
- a CDS encoding pyridoxamine 5'-phosphate oxidase family protein, translated to MTSDLQLSPTPRSTVVRGKNRAVEDRQVLYDILDAGLVCHLAVEVDGAPFLIPTAYGRDGDRIFLHGSTGSRSIRSMIEGKPVCVSVTLVDGVVYSRSVFHHSMNYRSAIVHGTARVADDPEHALKVIVEHVTPGSWDYARQPTRKELAATVALEIDLTEASVKVRDGGPGEEPEDLEANLVWAGHMPLVTTWGAPVPHETDKPVPPHVSARGR